A single Numenius arquata chromosome 1, bNumArq3.hap1.1, whole genome shotgun sequence DNA region contains:
- the NUMA1 gene encoding nuclear mitotic apparatus protein 1 gives MPLHGARAAALLAWVNSTKVCTDPLSDLAQLRDCNVFIRIINKIHRSEEGESVREQPLPERISFIRGFLQKHCKHKSAAENLVSAQELLEGEELALAKVAVLLLYHTSMSCKSPGDWNEFDYKTQVELASILKFVLDNEESLNENLEMFLQRKASLPSSSASSSSSEEHSPLLSFPHKREVRFLELQKIASSSGANNMLPGPPSSPMGDVMQTPQFQLRRLKKQLAIERENRDELEVELAENRKLITEKDAQISMMQQRIDRLALLNEKQAADQQEPKEIEELREKNESLMVRLHEALKQCQDLKTEKGQMDRKINQLSEENGDLSFKLREIASHLVQLQEALNELSEEHNAALAQSQEKQGQLESELRAALQEKKCSEEKLEILQGKISLLEDQLAKLGDGSAQQKGEVLGDVLKLEELKQEVSNLATKGAELQATVLRLEEEKQQREAALQSERGRFQEEKQQLGGLVANLQNSLSESQRAREMLEQNLQGREAEAERTLRERDSALQQLQHLREANASLSSQLQAMAQARDASQAASAEEKAELSRKIGELEAKILELGAQQQQGAAEGLKAQLRELEGRLKESQQRLAERERLARENTRLQERLLFLEESLRNTEGILEDEKRRAAESLEGSLARIAELEAERQQPAPQDEERGRLEEEMQALSREHGHVCQRLQAEQEKVATLEAQAERLATEHQERLATLQADLSSAWARAKEKEGEEQKLRAEVSSLREKVAITEQTAAQRATGLEADARRATEALEGVSQQLSQEKAKSKELEAAVKKLSGEVTLLGTRLEETLREHQRELTCREEEAERLRQEVERGKGDCAAERARKAELEAQLQNSLNEQRVERSVQREELARSRELVEEKEGELEELRQKNVSQGEELRELQKTVSKLKGELASAKESLPKVDNELQGRDAEGHGVKAAGSKEMSLKSSEKTHHREQEPGSSQDLYQEKLKETQALRLQVEELEQKRREQQEAMAALERVAAEAATAEKAELEASRREAAQQKEKVSELQKMLEASRSAQALQDGTVETLRKELQEKGRELTQSKTSVAAAEKELASLRSVLQEKGRSEENWKDQVSQCVQEMERKNSLIGSLEHEVSILHRQVTEKEGESKELKRLIVAESEKSKKLEERLRVLQTEMATAASRAAERCSLMKVEVQRCQEEMEKQRLAIEALKRDRHCQSEREEELRQEVKVCQDKCHQKEQLLAALQQELGSAQALAGEVPALKHLCQQLQAERTSLENQHRQDMEQRGKTLAALQAELARAKLEASEALSLRERSAEQDRAVQRLQAEAAETAARLAGLQQANARLAEENRGLGESRSRGQQRLEVELGQARERHARELERLRSASEELVASSRQEVEEAARKLEAMSKEYESSKAAAREERRKLLEERQRLTAQVEQLEVFRKDQAKQVEELNKKLTQHEKATRSQQQRVKALEGELQAEATRQQEKVAELQAQLAQKEQAAEHYKGQMEKAKTHYDAKKQQNQELAEKLKAMEQLQKENGELRKESERLAKELQQSVLQAKEAELSCRNLTSQVHSLEAQVEFANKQLRDLGKFPVTTDTLKSRETFRQNPADLSADSLDLSLDEAQPLNSTRKVGRSQSEASAVPPGSEESQRLPRKVESLESLYFTPIPSRTRSRMETSAGSLGDLSLDSGCKTRSARRRTTINITMTKKQAKTEEPNSSDVSFYSIPAAQPPNAPPGRARRRSAASTRSLTSFSSQESLHKLETSSPQDTPGNSALLGLPGYRPVTRSSLRRVQGGSSSSLGRSSIYLGTCQDEPEQLDDWNRIAELQQRNRACPPHLKTCYPLESRPSNALGTITDEEMKTGDPKETLRRASMQPSQLAPGVATRRSTLAGAIVTRQLRKRRSDESHQGPDTPESKKPTSCFPRPQTPRDPSERRRSQQQPPPSKQAERRQSMAFSILNTPKKLGNSLLRRAAGRKNTPKNSPRGSARRSPRIATAKSPKGKTGRRSLKDTKF, from the exons ATGCCTCTTCACGGCGCgagagccgcggctctcctcgcTTGG GTGAACAGCACGAAAGTTTGTACCGATCCCCTCAGTGATCTGGCACAGCTCCGGGACTGTAACGTCTTCATCAGGATCATCAATAAAAT CCACCGGAGCGAGGAGGGGGAGTCCGTGCGGGAGCAGCCGCTGCCGGAGAGGATCTCCTTCatccgtggcttcctgcaga AGCACTGCAAGCACAAATCGGCCGCGGAGAACCTGGTCTCGGCACAGGAGctcctggagggagaggagctggcgtTGGCCAAG GTGGCCGTGCTGCTCCTGTATCACACCTCCATGAGCTGCAAGAGCCCCGGGGACTGGAATGAGTTCGATTACAAGACCCAG GTTGAGCTGGCGTCGATCCTCAAATTTGTGCTGGACAACGAGGAGAGCCTGAATGAGAACCTGGAGATGTTTCTGCAGAGGAAAG CGTCGCTGCCCTCATCCAGCGCATCCAGCAGCAGCTCCGAGGAGCACTCCCCGCTCCTCTCCTTCCCGCACAAGCGCGAGGTGCGTTTCCTGGAGCTCCAGAAAATCGCCTCCTCCTCCGGTGCCAACAA CATGCTGCCCGGCCCCCCGTCCTCGCCCATGGGGGACGTCATGCAGACCCCCCAGTTCCAGCTGCGACGGCTGAAGAAGCAGTTGGCCATTGAGAGAGAGAACCGGGACGAGCTGGAGGTGGAGCTGGCAGAGAATCGCAAGCTCATCACGGAGAAGG atGCTCAGATCAGCATGATGCAGCAGCGGATTGACCGCCTGGCTCTGCTCAACGAGAAACAAGCCGCAGACCAGCAGGAGCCCAAGGAAATAGAGGAGCTGAGGGAGAAGAACGAGAG CCTGATGGTGCGCTTGCACGAGGCCCTCAAGCAGTGCCAGGACCTGAAGACTGAGAAAGGCCAGATGGACCGAAAAATCAACCAGCTCTCTGAGGAGAACGGGGATCTTTCCTTCAAG CTCCGGGAGATCGCCAGCCACTTGGTCCAGCTGCAGGAAGCCCTGAACGAGCTCTCGGAGGAGCACAACGCGGCCCTGGCCCAGTCGCAGGAAAAGCAGGGGCAGCTGGAGAGCGAGCTGCGTGCTGCCCTGCAGGAAAAG AAATGCTCGGAAGAGAAGCTGGAGATTCTGCAGGGGAAGATCTCCCTGCTGGAGGACCAGCTGGCCAAACTGGGGGACGGCAGTGCCCAGCAGAAAGGAGAGGTCCTGGGGGATGTCCTGAAG CTGGAAGAGCTGAAGCAGGAGGTGTCCAACTTGGCTACTAAAGGGGCCGAGCTCCAGGCCACCGTCCtgcggctggaggaggagaagcagcagcggGAGGCAGCCCTGCAATCCGAACGCGGCCGCTTCCAGGAGGAGAAACAGCAGTTGGGTGGCCTGGTCGCCAACCTCCAGAACTCCCTCTCCGAAAGCCAGCGGGCCAGGGAAATGCTGGAGCAGAACCTGCAGGGCCGGGAAGCCGAGGCGGAGCGAACCCTGCGGGAGAGAGAttcagccctgcagcagctccagcacctgcGGGAGGCCAACGCCTCCCTCAGTAGCCAACTGCAGGCCATGGCACAGGCCCGGGATGCCAGCCAGGCCGCCTCGGCGGAGGAGAAGGCCGAGCTGAGCCGTAAGATCGGCGAGTTGGAAGCCAAGATCCTCGAGCTGGGTGCCCAGCAGCAACAGGGAGCGGCGGAAGGGCTGAAAGCCCAGCTGCGGGAGCTGGAGGGCAGGCTGAAGGAGAGCCAGCAACGGCTGGCCGAGAGGGAGAGGCTGGCCAGGGAGAACACCCGCCTGCAGGAACGGCTGCTTTTCCTGGAGGAATCGCTGCGGAACACCGAGGGCATCCTGGAGGACGAGAAGAGGCGGGCGGCCGAGAGCCTGGAGGGCAGCCTGGCCAGGATCGCCGAGCTGGAGGCGGAGAGGCAGCAGCCGGCTCCGCAGGATGAAGAACGCGGGCGGCTGGAGGAGGAGATGCAGGCGCTGAGCCGGGAGCACGGCCACGTCTGCCAGCGGCTACAGGCCGAGCAGGAGAAGGTGGCCACCTTGGAAGCCCAGGCAGAACGCCTGGCTACCGAGCACCAGGAGAGACTGGCCACCCTCCAGGCTGACCTGTCCAGCGCCTGGGCGCGGGCGAAGGAGAAGGAGGGCGAGGAGCAGAAGCTGAGAGCCGAGGTCTCCTCCCTGCGGGAGAAGGTGGCCATCACGGAGCAAACGGCAGCCCAGCGCGCCACCGGGCTGGAGGCAGATGCCCGCAGAGCCACCGAGGCCCTGGAGGGAGTCTCCCAGCAGCTTTCCCAGGAGAAGGCCAAATCCAAGGAGCTGGAAGCCGCC GTGAAGAAATTATCTGGGGAGGTGACCCTGCTGGGCACCAGGCTGGAGGAGACGCTGCGGGAGCACCAGCGGGAGCTGACGTGCCGGGAAGAAGAAGCCGAACGCTTGCGGCAGGAGGTGGAACGGGGCAAAGGGGATTGCGCTGCCGAACGAGCCCGTAAAGCTGAGCTGGAGGCCCAGCTCCAAAACTCCCTCAACGAGCAGAGGGTGGAGAGGTCGGTGCAGCGGGAGGAGCTGGCCCGGTCCCgggagctggtggaggagaaggaaggggagctggaggagctccGCCAGAAGAACGTCTcgcagggagaggagctgaggGAGCTGCAGAAGACGGTCAGCAAGCTGAAAGGAGAGCTGGCCTCGGCCAAGGAGAGCCTGCCCAAGGTGGACAACGAGCTGCAAGGCAGGGACGCGGAGGGCCACGGCGTCAAGGCCGCCGGCTCAAAGGAAATGTCCCTCAAAAGCTCGGAGAAGACCCATCACAGGGAGCAGGAACCCGGCTCGAGCCAAGATCTTTAccaggagaagctgaaggagaccCAGGCCCTTCGTTTGCAagtggaggagctggagcagaagcgcagggagcagcaggaggccATGGCCGCCCTGGAACGAGTGGCAGCCGAGGCGGCGACGGCGGAGAAAGCGGAGCTGGAAGCCTCGAGGAGGGAAGCAGCCCAGCAGAAGGAGAAGGTCTCGGAGCTGCAGAAGATGCTGGAGGCCTCCAGGTCGGCGCAGGCTCTGCAGGACGGCACTGTGGAGACCCTGcggaaggagctgcaggagaagggcagggagtTGACGCAGAGCAAGACCTCAGTGGCTGCCGCCGAGAAGGAGCTGGCGTCCCTTCGCTCCGTCCTGCAGGAGAAGGGCCGGTCGGAGGAGAACTGGAAGGACCAAGTGTCCCAGTGCGTCCAGGAGATGGAGAGGAAGAACAGCCTGATCGGCAGCCTGGAGCACGAGGTCTCCATCCTCCATCGGCAGGTGacggagaaggaaggggagagcaAGGAGCTGAAGCGCCTGATCGTCGCCGAGTCGGAGAAGAGCAAGAAGCTGGAGGAGAGGCTGCGGGTGCTGCAGACGGAGATGgccaccgccgcctcccgggCGGCCGAGAGGTGCTCCCTCATGAAGGTGGAGGTGCAGCGGtgccaggaggagatggagaagcaACGCTTGGCCATCGAGGCCCTCAAGAGGGACCGCCACTGCCAGAGCgagagggaggaggagctgcGCCAGGAGGTGAAGGTCTGCCAGGACAAGTGCCACCAGAAGGAGCAGCTCCTCGCCGCCCTCCAGCAGGAGCTCGGCAGCGCCCAGGCCCTGGCCGGGGAGGTGCCGGCCCTGAAGCACCTTTGCCAGCAGCTACAGGCCGAACGCACCTCCCTGGAGAACCAGCACCGCCAGGACAtggagcagagggggaaaacCTTGGCCGCTCTACAAGCGGAGCTGGCGCGGGCCAAGCTGGAAGCATCCGAGGCCCTTTCCCTGCGGGAACGATCAGCGGAGCAAGATCGGGCCGTCCAGCGGCTGCAGGCGGAGGCGGCGGAGACGGCGGCCAGGCTGGCTGGGCTACAACAAGCCAACGCTCGGCTAGCAGAGGAGAACCGAGGGCTCGGAGAGAGCCGGAGCCGCGGGCAGCAACGGCTGGAGGTTGAGCTGGGACAGGCCAGGGAGCGGCACGCGCGGGAGCTGGAGCGGCTGCGGTCGGCATCGGAGGAGCTGGTGGCCAGTAGCcggcaggaggtggaggaggcggCGCGGAAGCTGGAGGCGATGAGCAAGGAGTACGAGAGCAGCAAAGCGGCGGCgcgggaggagaggaggaagctgctggaggagaggcagaggcTGACGGCACAG GTGGAGCAGCTGGAGGTATTTCGGAAAGACCAGGCAAAGCAG GTGGAGGAGCTGAATAAAAAGCTGACCCAGCACGAAAAGGCCACccgcagccagcagcagagggttAAG GCGCTGGAAGGGGAGCTGCAGGCAGAAGCCACTCGCCAGCAGGAGaaggtggcagagctgcaggcgCAGCTCGCCCAGAAGGAGCAGGCGGCCGAGCACTACAAAGGCCAG ATGGAGAAGGCCAAAACTCATTACGATGCGAAGAAGCAGCAGAACCAGGAGCTGGCGGAGAAGCTGAAGGCCAtggagcagctgcagaaggagAACGGGGAGCTGCGGAAGGAGTCAGAGAGGTTGGccaaggagctgcagcagagcgTCCTGCAGGCCAAGGAGGCAGAACTGAGCTGCAGGAACCTCACCAGCCAGGTCCACAGCCTGGAGGCTCAG GTGGAGTTTGCCAACAAGCAGCTCCGGGATCTCGGCAAATTCCCAGTGACGACGGACACCTTGAAGAGCCGGGAGACTTTCCGCCAAAACCCCGCCGATCTCAGCGCCGACAGCCTGGACCTCAGCCTGGACGAAGCGCAGCCCCTCAATTCCACCAG GAAGGTCGGCCGCTCGCAGTCGGAGGCCTCGGCGGTGCCACCGGGCAGCGAAGAATCCCAGCGGTTGCCCCGCAAGGTGGAATCCCTGGAGAGTCTCTACTTCACTCCCATCCCCAGTCGCACCCGATCCCGGATGGAAACCAGCGCCGGATCCCTGGGAGACCTCTCGTTGGACTCCGGCTGCAAGACCCGCTCGGCCCGACGCCGCACCACCATCAACATCACCATGACCAAA AAACAGGCCAAGACGGAGGAACCCAACAGCTCCGACGTCTCCTTCTACAGCATCCCGGCGGCTCAGCCCCCCAACGCCCCCCCTGGCCGGGCCCGCCGGCGCTCGGCCGCTTCCACCcgctccctcaccagcttctcctcccaggaatctctccacaagctggaaacctcctccccccaggacacccccggCAATTCCGCCCTGCTGGGGCTCCCCGGCTACCGGCCGGTGACTCGCAGCTCCCTGCGGCGCGTCCAGggcggcagcagctccagcctcg GCCGGAGCAGCATCTACCTGGGGACGTGCCAGGACGAGCCGGAGCAGTTGGATGACTGGAATCGCATCGCGGAGCTGCAGCAGCGGAACCGAGCCTGCCCCCCCCACCTGAAGACCTGCTACCCCCTGGAGAGCAGG ccctccaACGCCTTGGGGACCATCACGGACGAGGAGATGAAGACGGGGGACCCGAAGGAGACGCTGCGCCGGGCCAGCATGCAGCCCTCCCAGCTGGCCCCCGGCGTGGCCACCCGCCGCAGCACCTTGGCCGGTGCCATCGTCACCCGGCAACTCCGGAAACGCCGCTCGGATGAGTCCCACCAGGGCCCCGACACCCCCGAG TCCAAGAAGCCCACCAGCTGCTTCCCGCGCCCCCAGACCCCCCGGGACCCCAGCGAGcgccgcaggagccagcagcagcccccccccagcaagCAG gccgAGAGGCGGCAGTCGATGGCGTTCAGCATCCTcaacacccccaaaaaattgGGGAACAGCCTCCTGCGCCGGGCGGCCGGCCGGAAAAACACCCCCAAGAACTCCCCCCGCGGCAgcgcccgccgctccccccgcatCGCCACCGCCAAGTCCCCCAAGGGCAAG ACCGGTCGCCGATCGCTCAAGGACACGAAATTCTGA
- the XNDC1N gene encoding protein XNDC1N, which translates to MAPVKISHVVSFSSQDPKYPVENLLREDGHQPWLGCPRDRSRSLRAELQLERASPIGYVDVGNCGCAFLQIEVGRSSWPLDRPFLTLVPSVTLMSPADSKLDRNRCGVRMFKEADFLALAVGQKWDRLRVTCSQPFSRGGQFGLSFLRLRTPREAGTPPRPPPPQKTGPVGRFSLDLLPLHASRCGEEDPPAAWPSSPSPPVSPDSRVPPLFRVPPLSWVSCPICQLPFAPAEVEGHASACGEQGAGGQERGDGGGVQGVTGGR; encoded by the exons ATGGCTCCGGTTAAAATCAGCCACGTcgtctccttctcctcccag GACCCCAAGTACCCGGTGGAGAACTTGCTGCGGGAGgatggccaccagccctggctcgGTTGCCCCCGGGACCGCAGCCGGTCGCTGAGAGCcgagctgcagctggagagagccagCCCCATCGGCTACGTGGACGTGG ggaatTGCGGCTGCGCCTTCCTGCAGATCGAGGTGGGACGTTCCTCCTGGCCCCTCGACCGTCCCTTCCTCACCCTGGTCCCCAGCGTGACCCTCATGTCACCGGCCGACTCCAAGCTGGACCGGAACCGCTGCGGCGTCCGGATGTTTAAGGAAG CGGATTTCCTGGCGCTGGCGGTGGGGCAGAAGTGGGACCGCCTGCGCGTCACCTGCAGCCAGCCCTTCAGCAGAGGCGGCCAGTTCGGGCTCTCCTTCCTCCGCCTGCGCACCCCCCGGGAGGCCGggacccccccgcgccccccgcccccccaaaaaacaggccCGGTAG GTCGCTTCAGCCTGGATCTCCTCCCCCTCCACGCTTCCCGCTGTGGGGAGGAAGACCCCCCCGCGGCCTGGCCTTCCTCCCCGTCCCCGCCAGTATCCCCCGATTCCCGGGTGCCCCCCCTTTTCCGGGTGCCCCCCCTTTCCTGGGTGTCCTGTCCCATCTGCCAGCTGCCCTTCGCCCCCGCGGAGGTGGAGGGACACGCCAGCGCCTGCGGGGAGCAGGGg gctggggggcaggagaggggtgaCGGTGGGGGGGTGCAGGGTGTCACAGGGGGAAGGTGA